One genomic window of Salvelinus alpinus chromosome 17, SLU_Salpinus.1, whole genome shotgun sequence includes the following:
- the LOC139543185 gene encoding troponin T, cardiac muscle isoforms-like isoform X2: MPNLIPPKIPDGEKVDFDDIHRKRMEKDLNELQTLIEVHFESRKKEEEELINLTDRIEKRRSERSEQQRIRSEREKERQKRLEDERTRKEEEEAKRKADDDAKKKKTLTSLHFGGYMQKMEVRGKRQTEREKKKKILQDRRKSLDIENMSQDKLKDKAQELWLWQQELEAEKFDLQYQISRQKYDINVLRNRVSDHQKTTKRTKRGLRK, encoded by the exons ATGCCCAACCTCATCCCACCTAAGATCCCAGATGGAGAGAAGGTAGATTTTGAT GACATCCACAGGAAGCGCATGGAGAAGGATCTGAATGAGCTGCAGACACTGATCGAGGTTCACTTTGAAAGcaggaagaaggaggaggaggagcttatCAACCTCACAGACAGGATT GAGAAGCGACGTTCTGAACGATCAGAGCAGCAAAGGATCCGCAGCGAACGAGAGAAAGAACGGCAGAAGAGGttggag gatgagAGGACtcgtaaagaggaggaggaggcaaagAGGAAAGCAGATGACGATGCTAAGAAGAAGAAGACGTTGACCAGCCTACACTTTGGAGGCTACATGCAGAAG ATGGAGgtcagagggaagagacagacagaaagagagaagaagaagaagattctACAGGACAGACGGAAGTCTCTGGACATCGAGAACATGAGCCAGGACAAACTGAA agacAAGGCCCAGGAGCTGTGGCTGTGGCAGCAGGAGCTGGAGGCTGAGAAGTTTGATCTGCAGTATCAGATTAGCAGACAGAAGTATGACATCAACGTCCTCCGCAACAGAGTGTCAGACCACCAGAAGAC CACCAAGAGAACCAAGAGAGGCCTGAGGAAGTAG
- the LOC139543185 gene encoding troponin T, cardiac muscle isoforms-like isoform X1 codes for MYNEDAQEEEEAAIEEEEETNEEPGEEPQEGEEEHADEGEGAEEGEEEAKPKFKPFIMPNLIPPKIPDGEKVDFDDIHRKRMEKDLNELQTLIEVHFESRKKEEEELINLTDRIEKRRSERSEQQRIRSEREKERQKRLEDERTRKEEEEAKRKADDDAKKKKTLTSLHFGGYMQKMEVRGKRQTEREKKKKILQDRRKSLDIENMSQDKLKDKAQELWLWQQELEAEKFDLQYQISRQKYDINVLRNRVSDHQKTTKRTKRGLRK; via the exons ATGTACAATG AGGATGCACAGGAAGAAGAGGAGGCAGCcatagaggaggaagaggagaccaATGAGGAGCCAG GGGAGGAGccacaggagggagaggaggagcatgcagatgaaggggaggggGCAGAGGAGGGAGAAG AGGAGGCCAAACCTAAATTCAA gccGTTCATAATGCCCAACCTCATCCCACCTAAGATCCCAGATGGAGAGAAGGTAGATTTTGAT GACATCCACAGGAAGCGCATGGAGAAGGATCTGAATGAGCTGCAGACACTGATCGAGGTTCACTTTGAAAGcaggaagaaggaggaggaggagcttatCAACCTCACAGACAGGATT GAGAAGCGACGTTCTGAACGATCAGAGCAGCAAAGGATCCGCAGCGAACGAGAGAAAGAACGGCAGAAGAGGttggag gatgagAGGACtcgtaaagaggaggaggaggcaaagAGGAAAGCAGATGACGATGCTAAGAAGAAGAAGACGTTGACCAGCCTACACTTTGGAGGCTACATGCAGAAG ATGGAGgtcagagggaagagacagacagaaagagagaagaagaagaagattctACAGGACAGACGGAAGTCTCTGGACATCGAGAACATGAGCCAGGACAAACTGAA agacAAGGCCCAGGAGCTGTGGCTGTGGCAGCAGGAGCTGGAGGCTGAGAAGTTTGATCTGCAGTATCAGATTAGCAGACAGAAGTATGACATCAACGTCCTCCGCAACAGAGTGTCAGACCACCAGAAGAC CACCAAGAGAACCAAGAGAGGCCTGAGGAAGTAG